In Metopolophium dirhodum isolate CAU chromosome 5, ASM1992520v1, whole genome shotgun sequence, the sequence TACATCATTATAtgtacgaatatttttttcggtAATTAACGCGATTTGCATTGCTTGTTCGAGAGTAGtaggattttttgtttttacttcgaATTTTATTTGGTCGCTTAAACCGTTTATATAACTGACTAACGCTTGTTCCCTAACACGTTAGCCGCCGTGTGCCCGCCGGCGGTCATACGGCGGTCGTTTATTGATACGCCAAGTGTGTTTTCCcaagttattactaatttttatgtatttatatcttTGGTTCTAGTGTAGCTATTAAATCGATTCCAAGAGTAAAATTATCAGCGATAAGTACTAATTTTAAACAGTGTCGCCGGCGACCATGTGGCGTGGTGATAATACGATTTTACTTCTGACGCCATTTGCCCGCCGGCGACCAAACGGCAAACATACTATTATTTTCcatattgtgtttgttttaattttttgtaaatgaaGTTATCAAAATGGCTAGCTCAAGCAGGCCAAAGAGGCAGCGTATCAATGATTGCATTAATGATGATGAAATAGTTAACGAACTTTTTTGTGATGAATTGAGtgattttagtgattttagtGAAATTGACGATTCAGATGCTGATCGTGATTATTTTCCTTCTGAATCAGAGAATTCAGTAGTAGATTCgactaatataggtaataaaactttattaatttttatttaatatttattattcatttttattttaatttttttaaaatttaaattattatttttactttattttattttattgtattttacaatacggacgtttttaattattatttgggccgggacatattttttatcacagaattttttattcataattttaaatcaaatattttaatatagttgacatattattttaaattatagggaATAATCAGGatttcaatattgaaaataatcataatacatcTTCTACCGTTTGGTTCGATGTATCAGGAACATACCAAAAACCACTTATCTTCAATAAGACTCCGGGTTTCAAAATTGATATTCCTGATAATGCCTcagctttaaattattttaagttattctGTAGTACAGATATTTTTGAGGTTATGGTAGTAGAAACTAATCGTAACGCTGAACAGTTTCTTTCAAAGAGCAGGCTAACTAAGTCCAGTAGATTCTCTAAATGGTCACCAACAAACGTCGATGAAATTGAAAAGTTTATGGGCTTACTCTTGTGGTTTGGTTTAGTTCAAATGCCGAGTTTAGAAAGCTATTGGAGTACCAAAattagatacaaaaaaaaatgttgctccTAAAATAATGTCTCGAGATCGATTTGAATTACTCTTAAGATTTTGGCATTTTGCGGATAACGAGGAAACCCCTGACAATGATCGTATCTATAAAGTTCGTGATTTGCTCGAACgtgttgtaaaaaattatcaaaatgtcaTGGAACCAGATGAGTACTTAGCAATAGATGAGTCAATGGTTCCATTCCGTGGTCGATTGAAATTCAAGCAATACATACCCGGGAAGGCGCATAAATATGGAGTGaagctatttaaaatatgtgaaaaaaatgGATATACACATGATTTACAAGTATATGCTGGTAAAAATCAGGTAGATGGTAAAGGTCTAGCACTTAGAGTTGTAATGGAGTTAATTAGACCTTATTTAAATGTAGGACGTACTGTAGTTACAGATAACTTGTATACATCCATGCCATTGGCTCGTGAATTATTGAAGAACAACACACATCTGGTAGGAACATTGAGAACAAATCGTGTTAAGTTACCTGaagtgttaaaaacaaaattgaaaaaaggaCAAATAATTGGAAAAGAAAGTACAGATGGGGTAGTAGTCGCGAAATGGCACGACAAACGAGATGTTGCAATGTTGTCTACCAAACATGGTATTGAAATGATCGATACAGGCAAAAAGAATCGAAATGATGAACCGATTTTAAAACCACAAATAATTATAGACTACAACTCTGGAAAGGCAGGGATAGACTTATCCGACCAATTATCAAGTTATAATTCGCCGATACGTAAATCAATACGATGGTACCATAAAGTGGCCACTGaaattttattaggtacatcGGTGGTCAATgcttttattgtgtataatatgaagAAACTTCCAAACGAAAAAATTTCTATTACGAAATTTCGAGAAATGTTGGTAGATGAACTGTTAGGATTAGATCAATTAACCAACATATCTGAAGAGCCGtctaattcaaataataaacgtAAAAGAGTCAAACATGTTTTTGAAGAATCTGTAGAAAGGGACCATAGGAACAGGAAAATTAGAAAAAGATGCTTACACTGTTACTCACATAAAACCACAGTTTTAGGTTCAAAGTCAGCTGCACTTGCAACCAAAAAGGTAAATACGCTTTGTTCaacatgtaaaatgtatacatgcattgattgttttaataaaaatcatgtaaattaattattagataaaattattatctttattttatataatataatcatatgttttatttaaactaaaatttaattgtatttaatttatcagctaagcaacaattatttatttttaaacatttttaaatactttttaataataactaaaatacttttgtaatattattattttatttatttacaataaaataaacattaacaagttataaaaaatgacAGTATTTTAGTTGTGTCAATGTTTCATAAGCAccaatttatttccaaatttaactatgaaaatgatatgtttgttataacaaaataatcgttaaaattaaaaatatgttgtgtttttttataccattaGAATCGTCATGTTCTTCTCTACGCCATAgtactatttaaaaatgcattatcgTAACGCCACAAAAATTATAAGCATTTGTTCAAATATGAATTTATGGTCGCCGGCGGGTCATGTGGCGTGGTAGTAATGATCAACTATGGGCGCCGGCGGGCATAAAAGTATAGAATTTGAACGTTGCCGTATGACCGCCGGCGGTTAGGTTACGTGCTAATATTGTCACGTAATATTTTTGCTTCGGTGGGTGTTTTGTCTATGGCTACCGTGTTACATAGTTTCTGATATATTTCTTCTACTCTATTATTGTACGCGCATATGGt encodes:
- the LOC132945606 gene encoding piggyBac transposable element-derived protein 4-like, encoding MSRDRFELLLRFWHFADNEETPDNDRIYKVRDLLERVVKNYQNVMEPDEYLAIDESMVPFRGRLKFKQYIPGKAHKYGVKLFKICEKNGYTHDLQVYAGKNQVDGKGLALRVVMELIRPYLNVGRTVVTDNLYTSMPLARELLKNNTHLVGTLRTNRVKLPEVLKTKLKKGQIIGKESTDGVVVAKWHDKRDVAMLSTKHGIEMIDTGKKNRNDEPILKPQIIIDYNSGKAGIDLSDQLSSYNSPIRKSIRWYHKVATEILLGTSVVNAFIVYNMKKLPNEKISITKFREMLVDELLGLDQLTNISEEPSNSNNKRKRVKHVFEESVERDHRNRKIRKRCLHCYSHKTTVLGSKSAALATKKNNAK